Proteins from a single region of Streptomyces spectabilis:
- a CDS encoding IclR family transcriptional regulator: protein MAGAETGGGAQVKSAVRTVELLEFFAGRPGMHSLADVQEAVGYPKSSLYMLLRTLVELGWIETDATGTRYGIGVRALLVGTSYIDGDEVVAAARPTLDRLSDDTTETIHLARLDGTNVVYLATRQSQHYLRPFTRVGRRLPAHSTSLGKALLATHTDEQVRKLLPETLPSLTENTITDREQLIEELRTVREQGFAVDREENTLGLRCFGVAIPYRTPARDAISCSVPVARLTPAHEQMVKDALFDARDRLTLATRRL from the coding sequence ATGGCGGGTGCTGAGACGGGCGGAGGCGCGCAGGTCAAGTCCGCGGTGCGGACGGTGGAGTTGCTCGAGTTCTTCGCGGGCCGCCCCGGGATGCACTCCCTCGCCGACGTCCAAGAGGCGGTCGGCTACCCCAAGTCCAGCCTCTACATGCTCCTGCGCACGCTCGTCGAGCTGGGCTGGATCGAGACGGACGCCACCGGCACGCGGTACGGCATCGGGGTGCGCGCGCTGCTCGTCGGCACCTCGTACATCGACGGCGACGAGGTCGTCGCGGCGGCCCGGCCCACGCTCGACCGGCTCTCGGACGACACCACCGAGACGATCCACCTCGCCCGGCTCGACGGCACGAACGTGGTGTATCTGGCCACCCGTCAGTCCCAGCACTATCTGCGCCCGTTCACCCGCGTGGGCCGCCGCCTTCCCGCGCACTCCACCTCGCTCGGCAAGGCCCTGCTCGCCACCCACACCGACGAACAGGTGCGCAAGCTCCTGCCGGAGACGCTCCCGTCGCTGACCGAGAACACGATCACCGACCGCGAGCAGCTGATCGAGGAGCTGCGCACCGTGCGCGAGCAGGGCTTCGCCGTGGACCGCGAGGAGAACACGCTGGGCCTGCGCTGCTTCGGCGTGGCCATCCCCTACCGCACCCCCGCCCGGGACGCGATCAGCTGCTCCGTGCCGGTGGCCCGGCTCACGCCCGCGCACGAGCAGATGGTCAAGGACGCGCTCTTCGACGCCCGCGACCGGCTCACCCTGGCCACGCGGCGGCTCTGA
- a CDS encoding sensor histidine kinase, which produces MRRVGSALLGRRARRRWIHLVLGGALAMPYVFVGSILSGPLFGDDRFFGSFSAQLLAFALGLPLAAITALFPLTRPMSVAAVRALCGVPDEALADGPPRTRQERGRTVTWFTLHLGFGGIISGMTLGLVPFASFQLVLPLTVGVWDSWLGLPDHLRSSWTLVLAPVSGAVCLLLLAGCAAGCGELLARWAPRLLGPTPADRLAAAEQRAADLAVRNRLARELHDSVGHALSAVTLQASAARRVLDHDPEFVREALAAIEDTTRRTVGELDAVLGVLREGDQRASTAPAPTLAADLDGLLRRTRAGGLRVKAAVALGPGGADALPPMVSREAYRIVQEALSNALKHAGADTTVTLRIARDDTGLDLSAENPLPSAPPGAPADRAGGGHGLRGIADRARLLGGTAESGPAAGVWRLRVRLPLRPSD; this is translated from the coding sequence GTGAGACGCGTCGGCTCCGCCCTGCTCGGGCGGCGGGCGCGACGGCGGTGGATCCATCTGGTCCTCGGCGGCGCGCTCGCCATGCCGTATGTCTTCGTGGGCTCCATCCTCTCCGGTCCGCTCTTCGGCGACGACCGGTTCTTCGGCTCCTTCTCCGCCCAACTCCTCGCGTTCGCGCTCGGGTTGCCACTGGCCGCGATCACCGCGCTGTTCCCGCTGACCCGGCCGATGTCGGTGGCGGCGGTGCGGGCGCTGTGCGGGGTGCCGGACGAGGCGCTGGCCGACGGGCCGCCGCGCACCCGCCAGGAGCGCGGGCGCACGGTCACGTGGTTCACGCTGCACCTCGGGTTCGGCGGGATCATCAGCGGGATGACGCTCGGCCTCGTGCCGTTCGCGTCGTTCCAGCTCGTGCTGCCCCTCACCGTGGGCGTCTGGGACTCCTGGCTCGGCCTCCCCGACCACCTCCGCAGCTCCTGGACGCTGGTCCTCGCGCCGGTGTCGGGCGCGGTGTGCCTCCTCCTGCTCGCCGGGTGCGCGGCGGGCTGCGGCGAGCTGCTCGCGCGGTGGGCGCCCCGGCTGCTCGGGCCCACGCCCGCCGACCGGCTCGCCGCCGCCGAGCAGCGCGCCGCCGACCTCGCCGTGCGCAACCGCCTCGCCCGCGAGCTGCACGACTCCGTGGGCCACGCGCTGAGCGCGGTCACGCTCCAGGCGAGCGCCGCACGCCGCGTCCTCGACCACGACCCGGAGTTCGTCCGCGAGGCGCTCGCCGCCATCGAGGACACCACCCGGCGCACCGTCGGCGAACTGGACGCGGTCCTCGGCGTCCTGCGCGAGGGCGACCAGCGGGCCTCCACGGCCCCCGCGCCCACGCTCGCCGCCGACCTGGACGGGCTCCTGCGCCGCACCCGCGCGGGCGGCCTGCGCGTGAAGGCCGCCGTCGCCCTCGGCCCCGGGGGCGCCGACGCGCTGCCGCCGATGGTGTCCCGGGAGGCGTACCGCATCGTGCAGGAGGCCCTCAGCAACGCCCTCAAGCACGCGGGCGCCGACACCACCGTGACGCTGCGCATCGCGCGCGACGACACCGGCCTCGACCTGAGTGCCGAGAACCCGCTGCCGTCGGCACCGCCCGGCGCCCCGGCCGACCGGGCGGGCGGCGGCCACGGCCTGCGCGGCATCGCCGACCGGGCGCGGCTCCTCGGCGGCACCGCCGAGTCCGGGCCCGCGGCCGGGGTGTGGCGGCTGCGCGTACGCCTGCCGCTGCGACCGTCCGACTGA
- a CDS encoding Gfo/Idh/MocA family protein: protein MEIHTQNPVRAGIVGLSARGGWAPQSHLPALARLDGYEVLALAASSPASAAAAGAAYGVPRAYAGAGELVRDPDVELVVVSVRVPLHREVILAALAAGKAVLSEWPLGNGLAEAEELAAAAAAAGVRTFAGLQARSAPAVRYVRDLVADGFVGEVLSTSLVASGRRWGPTFEPGGGYLLDRDNGGTMLTIPFGHTVDALAMVLGEFTEVSATTATRRPVVREEGSGRAAAMTVADQIAVSGRLTSGAVASVHFRGGLARGTNFHWEINGTDGDLVVTGDHGHLQQARLTLRGARGAEGSLRELTVPERYFDVPALDALRGEVPYNIGVQYADVLRDLREGTFTVPDFGHAARRQRLLDAIERAAGTGVRVAL from the coding sequence ATGGAGATCCACACCCAGAACCCCGTCAGGGCCGGCATCGTCGGGCTCTCCGCCCGTGGCGGCTGGGCCCCGCAGTCGCATCTGCCCGCCCTCGCCCGCCTCGACGGCTACGAGGTCCTCGCGCTCGCCGCGTCGAGCCCCGCGTCGGCCGCCGCCGCGGGCGCGGCGTACGGCGTCCCGCGCGCGTACGCCGGCGCCGGTGAGCTGGTCCGCGACCCCGATGTCGAGCTCGTCGTGGTCAGCGTCCGGGTGCCGCTGCACCGCGAGGTGATCCTGGCGGCGCTCGCGGCGGGCAAGGCCGTCCTGTCGGAGTGGCCGCTCGGCAACGGCCTCGCGGAGGCCGAGGAGCTGGCGGCCGCCGCCGCGGCCGCGGGCGTGCGCACGTTCGCCGGACTCCAGGCCCGCTCGGCGCCCGCCGTGCGGTATGTGCGCGACCTGGTCGCCGACGGCTTCGTCGGCGAGGTCCTGTCCACGAGCCTCGTCGCGTCGGGGCGCCGCTGGGGCCCCACCTTCGAGCCGGGCGGCGGCTACCTCCTGGACCGCGACAACGGCGGCACGATGCTCACCATCCCCTTCGGGCACACCGTCGACGCCCTGGCCATGGTGCTCGGGGAGTTCACCGAGGTGTCCGCGACGACGGCGACGCGGCGGCCCGTCGTGCGCGAGGAGGGTTCGGGGCGCGCCGCGGCCATGACGGTCGCCGACCAGATCGCGGTGAGCGGACGGCTGACGTCCGGTGCCGTCGCCTCCGTGCACTTCCGGGGCGGGCTCGCGCGCGGCACCAACTTCCACTGGGAGATCAACGGCACGGACGGCGACCTCGTGGTCACCGGTGACCACGGGCACCTCCAGCAGGCCCGCCTGACGCTGCGCGGCGCCCGGGGCGCGGAGGGCTCGCTGCGCGAACTCACCGTCCCCGAGCGGTACTTCGACGTGCCCGCGCTCGACGCTCTGCGCGGCGAGGTGCCGTACAACATCGGTGTGCAGTACGCCGACGTCCTGCGCGACCTGCGCGAGGGCACTTTCACCGTGCCGGATTTCGGGCATGCGGCCCGGCGGCAGCGGCTGCTCGACGCCATCGAGCGGGCCGCCGGCACGGGGGTGCGCGTCGCGCTGTGA
- a CDS encoding DUF1349 domain-containing protein — MNAKDTGSLALPELPFLLRPYGPDGDWTYEDGVLTGWAGPRQDRFVPPTGEALDPASDAPRLLGAPEGDFQLIARVTVGFAAAFDAGVLYLHAGEREWAKLCFERSPDLPTICTVVTRGRSDDANAFVVDGSSAWLRISRTGAAFAFHASTDGAHWTFVRIFQLGDADAAAAALVGFLAQSPQGEGCVVTFDHIEFRPNWPKGLRDGS, encoded by the coding sequence ATGAACGCCAAGGACACCGGCAGTCTCGCGCTGCCCGAACTGCCCTTCCTGCTCAGACCGTACGGCCCCGACGGCGACTGGACGTACGAGGACGGGGTCCTCACCGGCTGGGCGGGCCCCCGCCAGGACCGCTTCGTGCCGCCCACCGGCGAGGCCCTGGACCCCGCGTCCGATGCGCCGCGCCTGCTCGGCGCGCCCGAGGGCGACTTCCAGCTGATCGCCCGCGTCACGGTCGGCTTCGCCGCCGCCTTCGACGCGGGCGTGCTCTATCTGCACGCCGGCGAACGGGAGTGGGCGAAGCTCTGCTTCGAGCGCTCGCCCGACCTGCCCACGATCTGCACCGTCGTCACCCGCGGCCGCTCCGACGACGCCAACGCCTTCGTCGTGGACGGCTCCAGCGCCTGGCTGCGGATCAGCCGCACCGGCGCGGCGTTCGCGTTCCACGCGTCGACGGACGGCGCGCACTGGACGTTCGTCCGCATCTTCCAGCTCGGCGACGCGGACGCGGCGGCGGCCGCGCTCGTCGGCTTCCTCGCGCAGTCCCCGCAGGGCGAAGGCTGTGTGGTGACCTTCGACCACATCGAGTTCCGCCCCAACTGGCCGAAGGGTCTACGAGACGGTTCCTGA
- a CDS encoding response regulator transcription factor, which yields MTDTPLRVVLADDERMVRTALRVILSAEPDLEVVGEAATGAEAVSVVRELRPDVVLMDVRMPEVDGIRATEQILQTMAEPPRVVVVTTFENDAYVYEALRAGASGFLLKRADADALVQAVRLVARSDSLLFPAAVRALADEHARATTVRAPWVARLTGRESEVLKLMAAGLTNAEIAGRMEVGPATVKTHVAAVLAKTGARDRTQAVIAAYEAGFMKNA from the coding sequence ATGACCGACACCCCGCTGCGCGTCGTGCTCGCCGACGACGAGCGCATGGTGCGCACCGCGCTGCGCGTCATCCTCTCCGCCGAGCCCGATCTGGAGGTCGTCGGCGAGGCGGCGACCGGCGCCGAGGCGGTGTCCGTCGTACGGGAACTGCGGCCCGACGTGGTCCTGATGGACGTGCGCATGCCGGAGGTCGACGGCATCCGCGCCACCGAGCAGATCCTCCAGACGATGGCGGAGCCGCCGCGCGTCGTGGTCGTCACCACCTTCGAGAACGACGCGTACGTGTACGAGGCGCTGCGCGCCGGAGCGTCCGGCTTCCTGCTGAAGCGGGCCGACGCGGACGCCCTCGTGCAGGCGGTGCGCCTGGTCGCGCGCAGCGACTCGCTGCTCTTCCCCGCGGCCGTGCGCGCCCTGGCCGACGAGCACGCGCGGGCCACGACCGTGCGGGCGCCCTGGGTGGCCCGGCTCACCGGCCGCGAGAGCGAGGTCCTGAAGCTGATGGCCGCCGGGCTCACCAACGCCGAGATCGCCGGGCGCATGGAGGTGGGCCCGGCGACGGTCAAGACGCACGTGGCGGCGGTCCTCGCGAAGACGGGCGCGCGGGACCGCACGCAGGCGGTGATCGCGGCGTACGAGGCGGGCTTCATGAAGAACGCCTGA
- a CDS encoding aldehyde dehydrogenase (NADP(+)): MAAAPVWSVDPRTGKRREQVAVEATPGEVGRTVAAAHAARAALADRATRAAFLRTAADLLEGAEGPLVEAADAETALGPVRLGGELARTRFQLRAFADVVDEGAYLGVAIDHPDESTTPPTPDLRRYRIPLGVVAVYGASNFPFAFSVPGGDTASALAAGCPVVVKAHPDHPATSELVAKVLRRAAAEHGVPQAVVGLVHGFDAGLELIRHPLVAAAGFTGSVRGGRALFDAAAARPVPIPFHGELGSLNPVVVTEAAAAERAEQIGTGLAGSMTLGVGQFCVKPGLVLAPEGADGDRLVKSLTDAVSDTEPGVLLDHRMRDDFVTGVAARAGLTDVSAPVTPGAGGVHTVAAGFLTVPAARLAAEGPHDLLLEECFGPVTVVARYASPQEITAVLSRLPGNLTATVQLSAEEAAGAGRGAELLAELTPLAGRVLVNGWPTGVAVAPAQHHGGPYPATTSTATSVGGTAIGRWLRPVVYQSTPQALLPPELHDANPLGLPRRYDGRLEH, encoded by the coding sequence GTGGCAGCAGCACCAGTCTGGAGTGTCGACCCCCGAACCGGGAAGCGGCGCGAGCAGGTCGCCGTCGAAGCCACGCCCGGCGAGGTCGGCCGGACCGTCGCCGCCGCCCACGCGGCGCGCGCCGCCCTCGCGGACCGCGCGACCCGCGCGGCCTTCCTGCGCACCGCGGCGGACCTCCTCGAAGGCGCCGAGGGCCCGCTGGTGGAGGCCGCCGACGCGGAGACCGCGCTCGGCCCGGTCCGGCTCGGCGGCGAGCTGGCCCGCACCCGCTTCCAGCTGCGCGCCTTCGCGGACGTCGTGGACGAGGGCGCCTATCTGGGCGTCGCCATCGACCACCCCGACGAGAGCACCACGCCCCCCACCCCCGACCTGCGCCGCTACCGGATTCCGCTCGGCGTCGTCGCCGTCTACGGCGCGTCCAACTTCCCCTTCGCGTTCTCCGTGCCCGGCGGCGACACCGCGAGCGCGCTCGCCGCGGGCTGCCCCGTCGTCGTCAAGGCGCACCCCGACCACCCGGCCACCTCCGAACTCGTCGCGAAGGTGCTGCGCCGCGCGGCCGCCGAGCACGGCGTCCCGCAGGCCGTCGTCGGCCTGGTGCACGGGTTCGACGCGGGCCTCGAACTGATCCGGCACCCGCTGGTCGCCGCCGCCGGGTTCACCGGTTCGGTGCGCGGCGGGCGCGCCCTCTTCGACGCGGCGGCCGCGCGCCCGGTGCCGATCCCCTTCCACGGCGAGCTGGGCTCGCTCAACCCGGTCGTCGTCACCGAGGCCGCGGCCGCCGAGCGCGCCGAGCAGATCGGCACCGGGCTCGCGGGCTCCATGACGCTCGGCGTCGGCCAGTTCTGTGTGAAGCCGGGACTCGTCCTCGCCCCCGAGGGCGCGGACGGCGACCGCCTGGTGAAGTCCCTCACCGACGCCGTCAGCGACACCGAACCGGGCGTGCTCCTGGACCACCGCATGCGCGACGACTTCGTCACCGGGGTCGCCGCGCGCGCCGGACTGACCGACGTGAGCGCGCCGGTGACGCCCGGCGCGGGCGGCGTGCACACCGTGGCGGCGGGCTTCCTCACCGTCCCGGCGGCGCGCCTGGCCGCCGAGGGCCCGCACGACCTGCTCCTGGAGGAGTGCTTCGGCCCGGTCACCGTGGTCGCCCGCTACGCGTCCCCGCAGGAGATCACGGCCGTGCTCTCCCGGCTCCCCGGCAACCTCACGGCGACCGTGCAGCTCTCGGCCGAAGAGGCCGCGGGCGCGGGGCGGGGCGCCGAACTGCTCGCCGAACTGACGCCGCTCGCCGGCCGCGTCCTCGTCAACGGCTGGCCCACCGGCGTCGCCGTGGCCCCCGCGCAGCACCACGGCGGCCCCTACCCGGCCACGACCAGCACCGCCACCTCCGTCGGCGGCACCGCCATCGGGCGCTGGCTGCGCCCCGTCGTGTACCAGAGCACCCCTCAGGCGCTCCTTCCGCCCGAGCTCCACGACGCCAATCCCCTGGGTCTGCCCCGCCGTTACGACGGCCGCCTGGAACACTGA